In Xenopus tropicalis strain Nigerian chromosome 5, UCB_Xtro_10.0, whole genome shotgun sequence, one genomic interval encodes:
- the hs1bp3 gene encoding HCLS1-binding protein 3 (The RefSeq protein has 1 non-frameshifting indel compared to this genomic sequence) encodes MAAVVVTSRPIQNAHTALDLWVPEYQEIRGKMMTGHVEYQIVVVTTLPAFKSARHKPADVVQFVVSRKYSEIEEFYYKLCASYPHTSLPPFPRKVLFVGEADIRERRAAFNDIVKAIAKDRQLAACPELLDFLGSNATDFVDMKWEKCHINQSEEGDFFKQEDPSEEAILHLPARSQSKQTAPRKEEDEEEEEEEEEEEEVDFDPLGILKTRTKKTKKPTKQKAEDPSSKPKSRLALFDEIDPDAGLFEPSKNPPTNTKKPFTSAGEIKLFEEQDLGGTVQLGDSLLMPSAFKAEDLFQPSTNEDLDDLFRVEDGFEKLLNLEPKPKKKGKPPIPAKPSFTNKSAGSEELPPAKSEANIQAMDETDILKYITENEQADSPSVSLF; translated from the exons ATGGCCGCGGTGGTGGTTACATCCAG GCCTATTCAGAATGCCCACACCGCGCTAGACCTGTGGGTTCCGGAGTACCAGGAGATCCGTGGGAAGATGATGACCGGCCACGTTGAGTACCAAATCGTCGTGGTTACCACACTTCCAGCCTTTAAATCAGCCAGACACAAGCCGGCCGACGTTGTCCAGTTTGTA GTCTCCAGAAAATACAGCGAGATTGAAGAGTTCTACTATAAACTCTGCGCCAGTTACCCCCACACGTCGCTGCCGCCTTTCCCCAGAAAAGTGTTGTTTGTGGGTGAAGCTGACATTCGGGAACGGAGAGCGGCCTTCAACGACATTGTGAAAGCTATTGCTAAGGACAGACAGCTGGCCGCTTGTCCTGAACTGCTCGACTTCCTAG GATCGAATGCCACTGATTTTGTGGACATGAAATGGGAGAAATGCCACATAAATCAGTCTGAAGAGGGAGATTTCTTTAAGCAAGAAGATCCGTCAGAAGAAGCCATTTTGCACCTCCcggccagaagtcaaagcaaacaAACCGCACCGAGGaaggaagaagatgaagaagaagaagaggaggaggaggaggaagaagtaGATTTTGATCCTCTTGGTATCTTGAA GACAAGGACAAAGAAGACAAAGAAACCAACTAAACAAAAGGCAGAAGATCCCAGTTCGAAGCCCAAAAGCAGATTAGCACTTTTTGATGAAATAGATCCAGACGCGGGCTTGTTTGAACCAAGCAAAAATCCCCCAACAAACACAAAGAAACCATTTACGAGTGCTGGCG aaatAAAGTTATTTGAAGAACAAGACCTTGGCGGCACTGTGCAATTAGGCGACTCTCTCTTAATGCCATCTGCCTTCAAGGCTGAGGATTTGTTTCAGCCGTCCACCAATGAGGATCTGGATGACCTGTTCAG GGTCGAGGATGGTTTTGAGAAATTGTTGAACCTTGAACCAAAGCCAAAGAAGAAAGGCAAGCCCCCCATACCAGCGAAACCGTCTTTCACCAATAAGTCTGCTGGTTCTGAAGAATTGCCACCAGCAAAGAGTGAGGCAAATATACAGGCCATGGATGAGACCGATATCCTCAAGTACATCACAGAGAATGAGCAAGCAGACAGTCCCTCAGTCAGTCTCTTCTGA